The Malus sylvestris chromosome 12, drMalSylv7.2, whole genome shotgun sequence genome contains a region encoding:
- the LOC126592958 gene encoding protein MODIFIER OF SNC1 11-like isoform X1, producing MATDTQKPSDPITTLEAPKKTLESSPAPPTATISDRPDNPSADTPSDPPPSSEVDSKVNGSKADSEDPKTDSATGDAAAPATAIEKKMRRAERFGISVQLTEKEKRNSRAERFGTVSTSHGSEASKKSEDLKRKARAERFGLPGPALVGDEDAKKKARLARFAPNAKPDAKTDPQEEEKRKARALRFSNTSKGSLTQVNDKGNVEQKAAIAGSAGGEV from the exons CAGAAGCCCAGCGACCCCATCACCACCTTAGAAGCCCCAAAGAAAACCCTAGAATCCTCCCCGGCCCCACCCACCGCCACAATTTCAGATCGACCCGATAATCCGTCCGCTGACACTCCCTCCGATCCACCTCCGTCGTCCGAGGTTGACTCCAAAGTAAACGGGTCTAAGGCTGACTCTGAGGATCCCAAGACTGACTCTGCCACCGGTGACGCGGCTGCTCCGGCTACCGCCATTGAGAAGAAGATGCGCCGTGCCGAGCGGTTTGGGATATCCGTGCAGCTCACAGAAAAAGAGAAACGCAACTCTCGCGCTGAGAG GTTTGGTACTGTTTCTACATCACACGGATCCGAAGCATCTAAAAAATCAGAGGACTTGAAGAGGAAGGCTAGAGCAGAGAG GTTTGGGCTTCCTGGCCCTGCTTTGGTGGGTGATGAGGATGCAAAGAAGAAGGCTCGTCTTGCTCGGTTTGCTCCTAATGCCAAACCAGATGCTAAAACTGATCctcaggaagaagaaaaaagaaaggcgAGGGCTCTCAG GTTTTCAAACACCTCAAAAGGTTCTCTTACTCAAGTGAATGATAAGGGTAATGTTGAGCAG aagGCAGCCATAGCAGGCAGCGCTGGTGGAGAGGTTTGA
- the LOC126592958 gene encoding protein MODIFIER OF SNC1 11-like isoform X2, with protein MATDTQKPSDPITTLEAPKKTLESSPAPPTATISDRPDNPSADTPSDPPPSSEVDSKVNGSKADSEDPKTDSATGDAAAPATAIEKKMRRAERFGISVQLTEKEKRNSRAERFGTVSTSHGSEASKKSEDLKRKARAERFGLPGPALVGDEDAKKKARLARFAPNAKPDAKTDPQEEEKRKARALRFSNTSKGSLTQVNDKGNVEQAAIAGSAGGEV; from the exons CAGAAGCCCAGCGACCCCATCACCACCTTAGAAGCCCCAAAGAAAACCCTAGAATCCTCCCCGGCCCCACCCACCGCCACAATTTCAGATCGACCCGATAATCCGTCCGCTGACACTCCCTCCGATCCACCTCCGTCGTCCGAGGTTGACTCCAAAGTAAACGGGTCTAAGGCTGACTCTGAGGATCCCAAGACTGACTCTGCCACCGGTGACGCGGCTGCTCCGGCTACCGCCATTGAGAAGAAGATGCGCCGTGCCGAGCGGTTTGGGATATCCGTGCAGCTCACAGAAAAAGAGAAACGCAACTCTCGCGCTGAGAG GTTTGGTACTGTTTCTACATCACACGGATCCGAAGCATCTAAAAAATCAGAGGACTTGAAGAGGAAGGCTAGAGCAGAGAG GTTTGGGCTTCCTGGCCCTGCTTTGGTGGGTGATGAGGATGCAAAGAAGAAGGCTCGTCTTGCTCGGTTTGCTCCTAATGCCAAACCAGATGCTAAAACTGATCctcaggaagaagaaaaaagaaaggcgAGGGCTCTCAG GTTTTCAAACACCTCAAAAGGTTCTCTTACTCAAGTGAATGATAAGGGTAATGTTGAGCAG GCAGCCATAGCAGGCAGCGCTGGTGGAGAGGTTTGA
- the LOC126592957 gene encoding probable protein phosphatase 2C 38, with protein MVSGFEGYKDLENGVSGLEHKQKLELGLSLILALVALDIDLVNFSILLYVIKWLLGKMVRSCWRPSAVDDGPRRGGEASGQVDGLLWYKDFGQHAWGKFSMAAVQANSVIEDQSQIESGPLCTTKSGLGTFVGVYDGHGGPEASRYVNENLFRNLKRIAAEHRCMSENVIKKAYLATEESFLSVVKKQWQSKPQIASAGTCCLVGIICNGLLYTANVGDSRVVLGKLERETKEVTAIQLSAEHNASIESVREELRSLHPHDSQIVVLRHQVWRVKGLIQVSRSIGDAYLKNAEFNREPLPLKYRLPDPFLKPILIPEPEVSVIKLRPEDQFLIFASDGLWEHLSNQDAVDIVNNYPRKGIARKLIEAALQAAAKKREVRYTDLRIIERGVRRHFHDDITVVVLFLNPSLLKNGSSPRNSQFSLKPSF; from the exons ATGGTGTCTGGTTTTGAAGGGTATAAGGATCTTGAGAATGGGGTTTCGGGTTTGGAACATAAACAGAAACTTGAGCTAGGGTTAAGTCTAATTCTTGCTCTTGTTGCTCTCGATATCGATTTGGTCAATTTTTCGATTTTGTTGTATGTTATAAAGTGGTTGCTTGGAAAAATGGTTAGGTCATGTTGGAGGCCATCTGCAGTGGATGATGGACCTCGACGTGGCGGGGAAGCCAGCGGCCAGGTTGATGGGTTGTTGTGGTACAAGGACTTTGGGCAGCATGCTTGGGGAAAATTCTCAATGGCTGCCGTTCAGGCCAATTCTGTTATCGAGGATCAAAGCCAGATCGAATCCGGTCCTTTGTGTACAACAAAATCCGGTCTGGGAACTTTCGTTGGAGTTTATGATGGACATGGAGGGCCTGAAGCTTCAAGATATGTCAATGAAAATCTCTTCCGCAATCTAAAAA GGATTGCAGCTGAGCATCGATGCATGTCGGAAAACGTGATCAAGAAGGCGTACTTGGCGACGGAAGAGAGTTTTCTAtcggtggtgaagaagcagTGGCAAAGCAAGCCACAAATTGCATCTGCAGGAACATGTTGTTTGGTGGGGATAATATGCAATGGACTGCTTTACACGGCAAATGTTGGGGACTCTAGAGTGGTTCTGGGAAAACTAGAAAGGGAAACTAAAGAAGTCACGGCCATTCAATTATCTGCAGAGCACAATGCAAGCATAGAATCAGTGAGAGAGGAACTGCGGTCGTTGCATCCACACGATTCACAGATTGTCGTTTTAAGGCACCAAGTTTGGCGCGTGAAGGGCCTCATTCAG GTTTCGAGATCAATTGGTGACGCATACTTAAAGAACGCCGAGTTCAACAGAGAGCCTCTACCTCTAAAATATAGGCTACCTGATCCTTTTCTCAAGCCAATTCTAATCCCGGAACCAGAAGTATCAGTAATTAAACTCCGACCGGAAGATCAGTTTCTCATATTTGCTTCTGATGGTCTGTGGGAGCATCTTAGCAACCAGGATGCCGTCGACATTGTCAACAATTACCCCCGCAAG GGAATAGCAAGGAAGCTGATTGAAGCTGCACTACAAGCAGCAGCCAAGAAAAGGGAGGTGAGGTATACAGACTTGAGGATTATCGAACGCGGAGTACGACGGCATTTTCACGACGACATCACTGTGGTGGTGTTGTTTCTAAATCCAAGCCTGTTGAAAAATGGAAGCTCCCCCCGTAATTCTCAGTTTTCATTAAAACCCAGCTTCTAG